A genomic window from Synergistaceae bacterium includes:
- the hemC gene encoding hydroxymethylbilane synthase gives MLRIRIGTRPSPLALAQAEIIAGGIKSSWPGAEIITVPIKTTGDRNMTPFSTNPNGIKGMFTREIEQALTAGEIDIAVHSLKDLPVNMSPELPVVAYSRRGNPFDALIGGGNVIGSSSLRRRLQVMRLYPGARVVPVRGNVGTRLRKLDAGEFTGLVLSAAGLERLNMAGRISRVFTAEEIMPSAGQGIIACQGRGGENYVWLSCVNDSDSRDCAAAERSFSRLIGAGCNIPAGAYAEIHGDILTLRGLYIDDTGKFRHGIISGRREEAEIIGMKLAGVILG, from the coding sequence ATTTTGCGGATAAGAATAGGAACACGGCCAAGCCCGCTGGCACTGGCGCAGGCTGAAATCATAGCGGGCGGAATAAAATCATCATGGCCGGGCGCGGAAATAATCACAGTACCCATAAAGACGACAGGCGACAGAAACATGACACCTTTCAGCACGAATCCCAATGGCATTAAGGGAATGTTCACGCGGGAAATTGAGCAGGCACTAACGGCGGGTGAAATTGACATAGCGGTTCACAGCCTGAAAGATTTACCCGTCAATATGAGTCCTGAATTGCCGGTTGTGGCGTATTCGCGACGCGGGAATCCGTTTGACGCTCTCATAGGCGGGGGAAACGTCATAGGCTCGTCATCACTGCGGAGGCGGCTTCAGGTGATGAGGCTTTACCCGGGTGCGCGTGTTGTTCCTGTGCGGGGCAATGTCGGGACTCGCCTGCGGAAACTTGACGCGGGGGAATTTACCGGGCTTGTATTGTCGGCGGCGGGTCTTGAGCGTCTGAACATGGCCGGGAGAATTTCGCGGGTCTTCACGGCTGAGGAGATTATGCCGTCAGCAGGGCAGGGTATTATAGCGTGTCAGGGGCGTGGGGGTGAAAATTATGTGTGGCTTTCGTGCGTGAATGATTCTGACTCGCGGGACTGCGCCGCGGCGGAGCGGAGTTTTTCGCGGCTCATTGGTGCGGGGTGCAACATTCCTGCGGGGGCGTATGCTGAAATTCACGGGGATATTCTGACATTGCGCGGGCTGTATATTGATGATACGGGAAAATTCCGGCACGGCATTATTTCCGGGAGGCGTGAAGAGGCTGAAATTATCGGCATGAAATTGGCGGGGGTGATTCTAGGGTGA
- a CDS encoding putative Ig domain-containing protein translates to MKKFLTAILACILLASSAYGVEINSANFPDETFRDILSSDFDADGDGSLSQEEIAQITQITANGVGLSSLEGVEYLTSLQYLDCSGNYIALLDLSSNTALTDLICSDNQLIWLNIDNCSLLQTLAILSNDIPELNISGCPDLYSEDIDGEYTFFFEHDESTAIIFESVPNPALDSAPTIRANNIPRAEIGLPFSFTLKAYGTRPITWSVSGTLPDGLTLSDDTILGVPEVSGDFAVTLRAENSFGDDTRTITISAADTVTICPERFPDEKFRAWFTAMERDTFDGDGKFSREELARVTEIDISDGVDVIVDGVQFTGRIESLSGIENFSALEKLSCGENNLGEIVIACKNLKQLNCRDSRINFLDVSGCESLVSLDCTSNRLNILDLSNNSALKECHCDINPLYSLNIDSCPAMSYLSLTGTGLPKLNVSGCPELFTREDGTYTYHFAFDDVTQIVFDTVTDDPFAPKLPPVISRDSLAAATVSRSYMTRLSASGAGSVIWTLESGRLPEGMSFDSSGMIYGIPARAGTSSFTVKASNDYGADTAGFTLQAAEAVTITTDSLKSGKIGRTYIFTLKSSGTSPVTWTAEGLPQGLTLSERGRISGWPEEFGTFSVKFTASNSAGSAEAILPLTIKGIAPKLSGSLAKAALNSPYSSGLRLKRGSTPMTWSISGTLPDGLTFDTSTGIISGTPVSYSRSGFRLRITAANGAGSKTKSARLTVKGTRPKIATSTLPDATQRQAYSAKLSATGSTPLTWTAVNLPAGLTLSGDTITGTPSASGTFRVRIMAENPVKYARKILTLKVSPSDDDTKLPVRSAPDGESYTAGGTAQSGAGTGYSGQATGTYAGGYVIVGELGVISCDEEGLYEFGLTLSADAHEGDELIYIANSDNPSDDDDIAEFYDDTGAEILPPLVPENRRITIGIWLNPDTIYNPVIAVPSR, encoded by the coding sequence ATGAAAAAATTTCTGACGGCTATTCTTGCGTGTATATTGCTTGCGTCTTCTGCTTACGGTGTCGAAATCAATTCCGCAAATTTCCCGGATGAGACGTTCAGGGATATATTATCGTCTGATTTTGACGCTGACGGGGACGGCTCATTGTCGCAGGAGGAAATCGCCCAAATCACGCAAATCACCGCAAACGGAGTCGGCCTCTCATCGCTTGAAGGAGTCGAATACCTGACCTCCCTTCAGTATCTCGACTGCTCCGGCAACTACATAGCACTGTTAGACCTCAGCAGCAACACAGCTTTAACGGATCTCATCTGCTCAGACAATCAATTAATCTGGCTCAACATCGACAACTGCTCACTGCTTCAGACTCTCGCCATACTCAGCAACGACATCCCGGAGCTGAATATTTCCGGCTGTCCTGATCTTTACTCAGAAGATATTGACGGGGAATATACATTTTTCTTTGAGCATGACGAAAGCACCGCGATAATTTTCGAGAGCGTCCCGAATCCCGCGCTCGACTCCGCTCCGACAATACGCGCAAACAATATCCCCCGCGCCGAAATCGGACTCCCGTTCTCGTTCACCCTCAAAGCATACGGAACGAGGCCGATAACATGGAGCGTATCCGGGACTCTTCCTGACGGCTTGACGCTGAGTGATGATACGATTCTTGGAGTCCCGGAAGTTTCCGGGGATTTCGCAGTAACATTGAGGGCGGAAAACTCGTTCGGCGATGATACTCGGACAATCACAATTTCTGCGGCTGACACCGTAACAATTTGCCCTGAGCGTTTCCCTGATGAGAAATTCCGGGCATGGTTTACGGCTATGGAGCGTGATACTTTTGACGGGGACGGGAAATTTTCGCGTGAGGAATTAGCGCGGGTTACGGAGATTGACATTTCGGACGGTGTTGATGTCATTGTTGACGGCGTTCAGTTCACGGGCAGAATTGAGTCTCTTTCGGGGATTGAGAATTTCAGCGCGCTTGAAAAACTTTCCTGCGGTGAAAACAATCTCGGCGAAATCGTCATAGCCTGCAAAAATCTAAAGCAGCTTAACTGCCGGGACAGCCGTATAAACTTCCTCGATGTTTCCGGCTGTGAGTCTCTTGTCTCGCTTGACTGCACATCTAACCGCCTCAACATTTTAGACCTCAGCAATAATTCAGCCCTGAAGGAGTGCCATTGCGACATCAATCCGCTGTATTCCCTCAACATAGACTCATGCCCGGCCATGTCCTATTTGAGCCTGACGGGAACGGGGCTTCCCAAGCTGAATGTGTCAGGCTGCCCGGAGCTTTTCACACGTGAGGACGGGACATATACATATCACTTTGCGTTTGACGATGTTACGCAGATTGTATTTGACACTGTAACTGATGACCCCTTTGCGCCCAAGCTACCGCCTGTGATTTCGCGGGACTCTCTTGCGGCGGCTACGGTATCGCGCTCGTACATGACGCGGCTTAGTGCGTCCGGGGCAGGCTCTGTGATATGGACGCTGGAGTCAGGGAGGCTCCCAGAGGGGATGAGCTTTGACTCTTCCGGCATGATTTACGGAATCCCTGCAAGGGCGGGAACATCATCATTCACCGTGAAAGCCTCAAACGATTACGGAGCGGACACAGCCGGATTCACACTTCAGGCAGCAGAGGCAGTTACAATCACAACAGACAGCCTAAAGTCCGGGAAAATCGGCAGAACCTACATATTTACGCTCAAATCATCAGGAACATCCCCGGTAACATGGACAGCAGAAGGACTCCCGCAGGGTCTCACACTCAGCGAAAGGGGCAGGATTTCAGGCTGGCCGGAGGAGTTTGGAACGTTCAGCGTGAAATTCACCGCGTCAAATTCGGCTGGGTCAGCAGAAGCCATACTCCCCCTCACGATAAAGGGAATTGCTCCGAAATTGTCCGGGTCTCTCGCGAAGGCCGCGCTTAACTCGCCGTACTCATCCGGCTTGAGGCTCAAAAGAGGAAGCACGCCGATGACATGGAGCATTTCCGGGACTCTCCCTGACGGACTCACATTCGACACGTCAACAGGAATCATTTCGGGGACTCCCGTGTCATATTCGCGCTCAGGATTCAGGCTCAGGATTACGGCCGCAAACGGCGCGGGGAGCAAAACGAAATCCGCCCGCCTCACAGTCAAAGGCACAAGGCCGAAAATCGCAACATCAACCCTTCCTGACGCGACACAGAGACAAGCCTACAGCGCGAAACTTTCAGCCACAGGAAGCACCCCGCTAACATGGACGGCGGTAAATCTCCCGGCGGGACTCACTCTCAGCGGCGACACAATAACGGGTACTCCGTCAGCATCAGGAACATTCAGAGTCAGAATCATGGCCGAAAATCCCGTGAAGTATGCCCGGAAAATATTAACCCTCAAAGTTTCTCCGTCTGATGATGATACGAAGCTCCCGGTAAGGTCAGCCCCGGACGGCGAGTCATACACAGCAGGCGGAACAGCGCAAAGCGGAGCGGGGACAGGCTACAGCGGACAGGCTACAGGCACATACGCGGGCGGATATGTCATTGTCGGGGAGTTAGGCGTGATTTCGTGCGATGAGGAAGGACTCTATGAGTTCGGGCTGACTCTCAGCGCGGACGCTCATGAAGGGGACGAATTAATTTACATCGCTAACTCGGACAACCCTTCAGACGATGACGACATAGCAGAGTTTTACGATGACACGGGCGCGGAAATTCTGCCTCCGTTAGTCCCGGAGAACAGGCGCATAACCATAGGGATATGGCTCAACCCTGACACAATATATAATCCAGTTATCGCAGTGCCTTCACGGTAA
- a CDS encoding chemotaxis protein CheV gives MEEKRNVEAASKKWEVVVFTLGKDAFAINVNKTREILRWTGCRPVPTKTPAFVGITTLRDALLPLIDLRIFLGINSTVPMANTKVMVVEFNDIKLGFLVDGVERIRQVNAEDLDSSKMRGVSLKWVLYIIKRDERNILLLDYEAIIQETAPAVAEHMFDQSKLETFHRQIGHVEDFHILVADDSPLLRQQTCDVLKQSGFTSIYPVKDGVEARKLLLDQGENFDLLVSDIEMPLLDGLSLVETLRNDSRTENMPVILFSSIMVKELLDRAEKLKITHVLKPDVYKLVEAVMKIYHECKKNRNY, from the coding sequence ATGGAAGAAAAACGGAATGTAGAAGCAGCGAGCAAAAAATGGGAAGTAGTAGTGTTTACGTTAGGCAAGGACGCATTTGCGATAAACGTCAACAAGACCCGCGAGATTCTGCGCTGGACCGGGTGCCGTCCTGTTCCCACGAAAACGCCTGCCTTTGTCGGCATAACTACTCTGCGTGATGCACTTCTGCCGCTGATTGATCTTCGCATATTCCTTGGGATAAATTCCACCGTGCCGATGGCGAACACAAAAGTGATGGTAGTGGAGTTCAACGACATAAAATTAGGCTTTCTTGTTGACGGAGTAGAAAGAATCCGGCAGGTGAACGCGGAAGATTTAGACTCGTCCAAAATGCGCGGTGTGTCATTGAAGTGGGTGCTGTACATCATCAAGAGGGACGAGCGGAATATACTTCTTCTCGATTACGAGGCAATAATTCAGGAGACGGCTCCGGCAGTTGCGGAACACATGTTTGACCAGAGCAAGCTGGAGACGTTCCACAGGCAGATAGGACACGTTGAGGATTTCCACATTCTTGTGGCTGACGACTCGCCGCTGTTGAGGCAGCAGACATGTGATGTGCTGAAGCAGTCCGGGTTCACGAGCATTTACCCGGTGAAGGACGGAGTCGAGGCGCGGAAGTTATTGCTTGACCAGGGGGAGAATTTTGACCTTCTTGTGTCTGACATTGAGATGCCGTTGCTTGACGGCCTGAGTCTTGTTGAGACATTGCGGAATGACTCGCGCACGGAGAACATGCCGGTGATATTGTTCTCGTCGATAATGGTGAAGGAGCTATTAGACCGGGCGGAGAAGCTGAAGATTACGCACGTATTGAAGCCCGATGTGTATAAACTTGTCGAGGCCGTAATGAAAATCTACCACGAGTGCAAGAAGAACAGAAACTATTAG
- a CDS encoding prepilin-type N-terminal cleavage/methylation domain-containing protein: MKRRGETLTEFLIAAAVFGVITTGIFEFIANQTENLADLRIKDDLMFYAQKYINTPEDKRPANNKAVNEDNGTTKYNLTNDTNGKILTVTRNSFPPMTFELQP; encoded by the coding sequence ATGAAGCGCAGGGGCGAAACTTTGACGGAATTTCTTATAGCGGCGGCTGTTTTCGGAGTAATCACAACGGGAATTTTCGAGTTCATAGCAAATCAGACGGAGAATCTTGCCGACTTACGCATAAAGGACGACCTTATGTTCTACGCTCAGAAATACATTAACACGCCGGAAGACAAACGGCCAGCAAATAATAAGGCAGTAAATGAGGACAACGGAACAACAAAATACAATCTGACAAACGACACAAACGGCAAAATACTCACAGTAACACGCAACAGCTTCCCCCCGATGACGTTCGAGCTTCAGCCCTGA
- the prmC gene encoding peptide chain release factor N(5)-glutamine methyltransferase yields the protein MTLWCWPSRHRNYRKLTADGIISRLKRAGVANAAQESLWLAAHALGLSHAEILARGKFSPDEERRIDAVISRRIDGEPLQYITGEADFYGRDFAVGPGVLIPRHDTETLIDGVKMIFPRDNAFRFLDWGTGSGCIAVTILLEFPNAEGCMLDVSEDALRYASENLRRYGVHDRANFDVSGEFDLIISNPPYIPSGEISGLMREVRDFEPITALDGGNDGMRYYREILTQAHSRLKHGGYIILETGNIEQVTELETFGDFETVREIFDTGNFPRCIILRRDSQ from the coding sequence TTGACGCTATGGTGCTGGCCGAGCAGACACAGAAATTACAGGAAATTGACGGCTGACGGGATAATCTCACGCCTGAAACGGGCAGGAGTCGCAAACGCAGCGCAGGAGTCATTATGGCTTGCGGCTCATGCTCTCGGCCTGAGTCATGCTGAGATTCTCGCAAGGGGCAAATTTTCACCCGATGAGGAACGCAGGATTGACGCTGTAATTTCGCGGAGGATTGACGGTGAGCCGCTGCAGTATATCACCGGGGAAGCTGATTTTTACGGGCGTGATTTCGCTGTAGGGCCGGGCGTATTGATTCCGCGTCATGACACCGAGACGCTAATTGACGGCGTGAAGATGATTTTTCCGCGTGATAATGCCTTCCGCTTTCTTGACTGGGGTACGGGTTCGGGCTGTATTGCCGTAACAATTCTGCTTGAGTTCCCGAATGCTGAAGGCTGTATGCTTGACGTGAGCGAGGACGCTTTGAGATATGCCAGCGAAAATTTGAGGCGTTACGGCGTTCATGACAGGGCAAATTTTGATGTTTCGGGTGAATTTGACCTCATAATCAGCAATCCTCCGTATATACCTTCAGGGGAAATTTCCGGGCTTATGCGCGAGGTTAGGGACTTTGAGCCGATTACCGCGCTTGACGGCGGCAATGACGGGATGAGATATTACAGGGAGATTTTGACGCAGGCACATTCCCGGCTGAAACACGGAGGGTATATAATTCTTGAGACGGGGAATATTGAGCAGGTTACGGAGCTTGAGACTTTCGGAGATTTTGAGACGGTGAGAGAAATTTTTGACACGGGGAATTTTCCGCGCTGTATTATACTGAGGAGGGACTCGCAATGA
- the prfA gene encoding peptide chain release factor 1: MNIEPKLQAIEQEYDDVGRKLADPKIASDPKELQVLGKKRAQLEPVVLMYQEYKSAQKSIAEAKELIKSGDAELESLAREEISELEPKIESFTHDLTLLLLPKDPNDDKSVIVEIRAGTGGDEATLFAADLFRMYTRFCERQRWKIEVIDSSTNTAGIGGYKEIVFRIDSQGAYSKMKYESGVHRVQRVPVTEASGRIHTSAATVAVLPEADDVEVEIRPEDLKIDTYRSSGAGGQHVNMTDSAVRITHLPTGIVVTCQDERSQIKNKARAMSYLKTKLFDFEQQKQNSEQSAERRGMIGSGDRSERIRTYNFPQNRITDHRINLTLYKLDTYLDGDLYEMIDAMVLAEQTQKLQEIDG; encoded by the coding sequence ATGAACATAGAGCCTAAATTACAGGCCATAGAGCAGGAATATGATGATGTAGGGCGGAAACTTGCTGACCCTAAAATAGCGTCTGACCCGAAAGAATTACAGGTATTAGGCAAGAAACGCGCCCAGCTTGAGCCAGTCGTATTAATGTACCAAGAGTATAAATCAGCGCAGAAATCCATAGCTGAGGCAAAGGAGTTAATCAAGTCCGGGGACGCTGAATTAGAGTCATTAGCACGCGAGGAAATCTCAGAGCTTGAGCCGAAAATTGAGAGCTTCACGCATGATTTGACGCTGTTATTACTCCCGAAAGACCCGAACGACGACAAAAGCGTTATCGTTGAGATTAGAGCGGGGACGGGAGGCGATGAGGCGACATTATTCGCGGCTGACCTGTTCAGAATGTACACACGTTTCTGTGAGCGGCAAAGGTGGAAAATTGAAGTAATCGACAGCTCAACGAATACCGCCGGGATCGGAGGCTACAAGGAAATAGTTTTCAGGATTGACTCGCAGGGAGCGTACAGCAAAATGAAATATGAGTCAGGCGTTCACAGAGTCCAAAGAGTCCCAGTAACAGAAGCAAGCGGACGAATCCACACAAGCGCGGCAACAGTTGCGGTTTTGCCGGAAGCTGATGATGTTGAAGTCGAAATCAGGCCGGAAGATCTCAAGATTGATACGTACCGTTCAAGCGGGGCAGGCGGTCAGCACGTCAACATGACTGACTCAGCCGTCAGAATTACGCACCTTCCCACAGGGATTGTCGTAACATGTCAGGACGAACGCTCGCAAATCAAGAACAAGGCGCGGGCAATGTCGTACCTGAAGACGAAACTTTTTGACTTCGAACAGCAGAAGCAGAACTCGGAGCAGTCAGCTGAAAGGCGCGGCATGATAGGCTCCGGGGACAGGTCAGAGCGGATAAGGACGTACAATTTCCCGCAGAACAGAATCACGGATCACCGCATAAATTTGACGCTCTACAAGCTCGATACGTATCTTGACGGCGATTTGTACGAGATGATTGACGCTATGGTGCTGGCCGAGCAGACACAGAAATTACAGGAAATTGACGGCTGA
- a CDS encoding DUF1385 domain-containing protein translates to MVTANLFADDADRKIPVGGQAVIEGVLMKGKNLWGLAVRKPSGEIFTDKWPNSSRTKRYPWKLPFLRGVVIMCEMMSTGFKALSKSAEVALEEEEEKMTWKDILSAVILAVIAVGGLFIALPLWLAGFVAETPLWVNVTEGALRAVIFVGYVAVIGLWKDIREVFRYHGAEHKTINAFEHGLEMTPENIMTCSRIHPRCGTSFLLIAVIVSIIIFSPVKTLIAGESFALQVIARIVLIPVVVGISYEIIRLASKSGKIGLCVIAPFLTLQYLTTREPDIKQAEVALVSLDTAMERGIVS, encoded by the coding sequence ATGGTAACGGCGAATCTTTTCGCTGATGACGCTGACAGGAAAATACCCGTCGGAGGTCAGGCCGTAATAGAAGGCGTATTAATGAAGGGGAAAAATTTATGGGGACTCGCGGTGAGGAAACCTTCAGGAGAAATCTTTACGGACAAATGGCCGAACTCATCGCGCACAAAGCGTTATCCCTGGAAGCTGCCTTTCCTGCGGGGAGTCGTCATAATGTGCGAAATGATGTCGACAGGATTCAAAGCTCTGTCAAAATCCGCTGAAGTCGCACTTGAAGAGGAAGAAGAAAAAATGACGTGGAAGGACATATTATCGGCGGTCATTCTCGCGGTTATAGCTGTAGGAGGGCTGTTTATCGCGCTTCCCTTGTGGCTCGCCGGATTTGTCGCGGAAACTCCTTTGTGGGTGAATGTTACGGAGGGGGCATTGAGGGCGGTTATATTTGTCGGGTACGTTGCTGTTATAGGGCTGTGGAAGGACATCCGCGAGGTCTTCAGGTATCACGGCGCGGAGCATAAGACGATTAACGCATTCGAGCACGGACTCGAAATGACTCCCGAAAATATCATGACATGCTCACGGATTCACCCACGCTGCGGGACATCGTTCCTGCTGATTGCCGTAATCGTCAGCATAATAATATTCTCGCCCGTTAAGACACTCATCGCCGGGGAAAGTTTCGCGCTTCAGGTCATCGCAAGAATAGTGCTGATACCCGTTGTTGTCGGAATATCCTACGAGATAATCCGGCTCGCGTCAAAATCCGGGAAAATCGGCCTCTGCGTTATTGCCCCGTTCCTTACGTTACAATACCTTACCACAAGAGAACCTGACATTAAGCAGGCGGAAGTCGCTTTAGTCTCACTAGATACAGCAATGGAAAGAGGCATAGTATCATGA
- a CDS encoding FAD-dependent thymidylate synthase — MNVILLSHTPEPDALVAAAARICYRDVTAGELLQGEEQNLSRRLIADLFASGHMSAFEHVSFTFGIDGLSRVASHQLVRHRVASFSQQSQRYVKMTDDPEAVIVPPSVSKNPDAKALYLQAVRHSQETYRALTEMGIPKEDARFILPHGHSTRLVMTMNARELHHFFSLRLCRRAQWEIHELARRMLALCRGVAPVIFDMAGPGCIFGKCSESRTCGKPYRDMEDLLFAE; from the coding sequence ATGAACGTAATATTACTCTCACACACTCCCGAACCTGACGCACTAGTAGCCGCCGCCGCCCGGATATGTTACAGGGATGTTACAGCGGGGGAATTATTGCAGGGGGAGGAGCAGAATTTATCCCGCAGGTTAATCGCTGACTTGTTCGCCAGCGGTCATATGTCGGCGTTTGAGCATGTATCATTCACGTTTGGGATTGACGGACTCAGCCGGGTTGCGTCCCATCAGCTTGTACGGCACAGAGTCGCAAGTTTCAGCCAGCAGAGCCAGCGATATGTGAAGATGACCGATGACCCCGAAGCCGTGATAGTCCCGCCGTCAGTCAGCAAAAACCCGGACGCAAAAGCACTCTACCTTCAGGCCGTCAGACATTCGCAGGAAACTTACAGGGCTTTGACGGAAATGGGAATCCCGAAAGAGGACGCAAGATTTATCCTTCCTCACGGGCATTCAACGCGGCTTGTTATGACAATGAACGCACGGGAATTACATCACTTCTTCAGCCTGAGACTTTGCCGCAGGGCGCAGTGGGAGATTCACGAGCTTGCGCGGAGAATGCTGGCACTATGCAGAGGAGTCGCACCCGTAATTTTCGACATGGCCGGGCCGGGGTGCATTTTCGGGAAATGCTCGGAGTCGCGCACATGCGGTAAACCCTATAGAGATATGGAGGATTTGTTGTTTGCTGAATAA
- the rpmE gene encoding 50S ribosomal protein L31 encodes MKKDIHPDYQECKVTCACGNTFMTRSTMKEIRVGVCSACHPFYSGKKGRVLTEAGRLEKFQRKYKGVNYGQKTEV; translated from the coding sequence ATGAAGAAAGATATTCACCCCGACTATCAGGAATGCAAAGTAACATGCGCCTGCGGAAACACCTTCATGACCCGCTCAACAATGAAGGAAATCCGCGTAGGAGTCTGCTCCGCCTGTCATCCGTTCTACTCAGGCAAGAAGGGCAGAGTCCTCACAGAAGCCGGCCGCCTCGAAAAGTTCCAGCGCAAGTACAAAGGCGTGAACTACGGCCAGAAAACAGAAGTGTAG
- the rpsO gene encoding 30S ribosomal protein S15 codes for MIQKDKKQAVISEYKTHDTDTGSPEVQVAILTERIRELTEHLKVHKKDFHSRRGLLKMVGSRRRLLRYLMNKDFNRYRSLIERLGLRH; via the coding sequence ATGATCCAGAAAGACAAGAAACAGGCCGTAATATCTGAGTACAAGACTCACGATACCGACACAGGCTCGCCGGAAGTACAGGTAGCAATCCTCACCGAAAGAATCCGCGAACTCACAGAACATCTCAAAGTCCACAAGAAAGACTTTCACTCGCGCCGCGGCCTTCTCAAAATGGTAGGCTCAAGACGCAGGCTTCTCCGCTACCTCATGAACAAGGACTTTAACCGCTACCGCTCACTGATTGAGCGTCTCGGCCTCAGACACTAG